One genomic window of Camelina sativa cultivar DH55 chromosome 5, Cs, whole genome shotgun sequence includes the following:
- the LOC104788556 gene encoding probable cytochrome c oxidase subunit 5C-1, with translation MAGHKVAHATLKGPSVVKELVIGLALGLAAGGLWKMHHWNEQRKTRSFYDLLERGEISVVAAEE, from the coding sequence ATGGCAGGACACAAGGTTGCACATGCCACACTGAAAGGCCCGAGTGTTGTCAAGGAACTAGTGATTGGGTTGGCACTTGGTTTAGCTGCTGGTGGTCTCTGGAAGATGCACCATTGGAATGAGCAGAGGAAAACCAGATCTTTCTATGATTTGCTTGAGAGAGGTGAGATCAGTGTTGTCGCTGCTGAAGAGTGA
- the LOC109133149 gene encoding probable cytochrome c oxidase subunit 5C-1, producing MAGHKVAHATLKGPSVVKELVIGLALGLAAGGLWKMHHWNEQRKTRSFYDLLERGEISVVAAEE from the coding sequence ATGGCAGGACATAAGGTCGCGCATGCCACACTGAAAGGCCCGAGTGTTGTCAAGGAACTAGTGATTGGGTTGGCACTTGGTTTAGCTGCTGGTGGTCTCTGGAAGATGCACCATTGGAATGAGCAGAGGAAAACCAGATCTTTCTATGATTTGCTTGAGAGAGGTGAGATCAGTGTTGTCGCCGCTGAAGAGTGA
- the LOC104789846 gene encoding glutathione S-transferase T3-like — MDPTNLNRIPQQTCFVDLMNSQNDSFSSQPVHFSSTLSSQPVHLNSNFPSQPVHLNSNFSSQPVHFNPNFSSQPLHFSPAQESEDEIDLTVDENEEDGERGIRKRWTAEEDINLISAWLNTSKDPVVSNEQRRQSFWKRVADYYKANDGSSSSIARGPSQCKARWNKINHDVNKFVGCYAQASSRRKSGESEDDVLRLAYELFKNDKKKPFLLARCWRELKHDQKWLTEECNHKRLKLASDGAGASSPGECKDGSEMRPPGVKAAKKKGKKPVVSIDVEDGSVVKLDKIIAMKDKEQAAKERNSKMRLLDSLLNKSELTPTEALLRDKLVDQMLTNI; from the coding sequence ATGGATCCAACAAACCTTAATCGCATTCCACAACAAACATGTTTTGTTGATCTTATGAATTCTCAAAACGATtccttctcttctcagcctgtcCACTTTTCCTCCACTTTGTCTTCTCAGCCTGTCCATTTAAATTCTAACTTCCCTTCTCAGCCTGTCCATTTAAACTCTAActtctcttctcagcctgtcCATTTTAACCCTAACTTCTCTTCTCAGCCACTTCACTTTAGCCCGGCACAAGAGTCTGAAGATGAGATTGATTTAACGGTtgatgagaatgaagaagatggagaaagaggAATTAGAAAGCGGTGGACTGCAGAGGAGGATATTAACCTGATAAGCGCTTGGTTGAATACAAGCAAGGATCCAGTTGTAAGTAATGAGCAGCGGCGTCAAAGTTTCTGGAAAAGGGTTGCTGACTACTACAAAGCAAACGATGGCTCATCTAGTTCAATAGCAAGAGGGCCTTCACAATGTAAGGCTAGGTGGAACAAGATTAACCACGATGTCAATAAGTTTGTGGGATGTTATGCACAAGCGAGTTCAAGGAGAAAGAGTGGAGAATCTGAAGATGATGTATTGAGATTGGCGTATGAGTTGTTTAAGAACGACAAAAAGAAGCCATTTCTCTTAGCACGTTGCTGGAGGGAATTGAAACATGACCAGAAATGGCTCACGGAGGAGTGTAACCATAAGCGGTTGAAACTCGCTTCAGATGGAGCAGGAGCATCCTCACCCGGAGAGTGCAAGGATGGATCCGAGATGAGACCTCCGGGGGTTAAAGCTGCtaagaaaaaagggaagaaaccgGTTGTTAGTATTGATGTAGAGGATGGGTCTGTGGTTAAGTTGGATAAGATAATAGCAATGAAGGATAAAGAACAAGCCGCTAAAGAGAGGAACAGCAAAATGAGACTGCTAGACAGCCTCCTTAACAAGTCTGAACTAACACCCACTGAAGCTCTACTTAGAGACAAATTGGTTGACcaaatgttgacaaacattTAG
- the LOC104788561 gene encoding calvin cycle protein CP12-2, chloroplastic-like: MATIATSLNLATQRAVITSENRPVHLAGPVRLNYPWNLGSRTTNRMVRFRPVKAAPEKGISDVVEKSIKDAQETCADDPVSGECVAAWDEVEELSAAASHARDKKKADGSDPLEEYCKDNPETNECRTYDT, translated from the coding sequence ATGGCAACTATAGCTACTAGTCTTAACCTTGCAACTCAACGTGCCGTCATCACCAGCGAGAATCGACCGGTTCATCTCGCAGGTCCTGTCCGTTTGAACTATCCTTGGAATCTTGGGTCAAGAACAACGAACCGGATGGTGAGATTTAGGCCGGTTAAAGCAGCACCGGAAAAGGGAATATCGGATGTAGTGGAGAAAAGCATTAAGGATGCCCAGGAGACTTGTGCGGACGATCCAGTGAGCGGAGAGTGTGTAGCTGCGTGGGATGAGGTTGAAGAGCTTAGCGCTGCAGCTAGCCATGCTAGAGACAAGAAGAAAGCTGATGGTTCAGACCCTTTGGAGGAATACTGCAAAGACAATCCTGAGACCAATGAGTGCCGTACTTACGACACCTGA
- the LOC104788555 gene encoding protein trichome birefringence-like 6 — translation MERQRSFSVKSTRVVLAFIIITISSAIVFFTFFSASLIKSNSPDLLYSTTDSNFHISDLSPKASLSVTDNLNSSVSPQANPILTSTHFNPPENTSKVSVFEQKIRGDKVIIANLTSIKVIELPSSIGEEEKTKKKRRIEECDVTKGKWVYDSDYYPLYTNASCPFIDEGFGCQSNGRLDLNYMNWRWDPQDCDAPRFNATKMLEMIRGKRLVFVGDSINRNQWESMLCLLFQAVKDPKRVYETHNRRITKEKGNYSFRFLDYKCTVEFYVTHFLVREGRARIGKKRRETLRIDAMDRSSSRWKGANILVFNTAHWWSHYKTKSGVNYYQEGDQIHPKLDVSTAFKKALQTWSSWVDKNVDPKKTRVFFRSAAPSHFSGGEWNSGGHCREANMPLNQTFKPSYSSKNSIVEEVLKQMRTPVTLLNVSGLSQYRIDAHPSIYGTKPENRRSKAVQDCSHWCLPGVPDTWNHFLYLHLLHKR, via the exons atggagagaCAGAGGAGTTTCTCTGTGAAGTCCACAAGAGTCGTCTTAGCATTCATCATCATAACAATCTCTTCCGCCAttgttttcttcactttcttctccgCTTCCCTAATCAAATCTAACTCTCCTGATCTTCTTTACTCAACCACTGACTCTAACTTCCATATCTCCGATTTAAGCCCTAAAGCATCCCTTTCCGTGACTGACAACCTCAATTCTTCAGTTTCTCCTCAAGCAAACCCGATTCTGACCTCTACCCATTTCAACCCTCCCGAAAACACTTCGAAAGTTTCCGTCTTTGAGCAGAAGATTCGCGGCGACAAGGTGATTATAGCTAACTTAACTTCGATTAAAGTGATTGAACTACCGAGCAGCATcggtgaagaagagaaaacgaagaagaagagaagaatcgaAGAGTGTGATGTTACGAAAGGGAAGTGGGTTTACGATAGTGACTACTATCCATTGTACACGAACGCGTCTTGTCCTTTTATCGATGAAGGGTTTGGTTGTCAAAGTAATGGTAGATTGGATCTTAATTACATGAATTGGAGATGGGATCCTCAAGATTGTGATGCTCCCAG GTTCAATGCTACAAAAATGCTGGAAATGATTAGAGGGAAGAGGCTAGTGTTCGTTGGAGATTCAATTAATAGGAACCAGTGGGAAtctatgctttgtttgttgtttcaaGCTGTTAAAGATCCCAAGAGAGTCTACGAAACGCACAACCGAAGGATCACCAAGGAGAAAGGGAACTATAGCTTCCGTTTCCTG GATTATAAATGTACTGTGGAGTTCTATGTTACTCATTTCTTGGTTCGTGAGGGTAGAGCAAGGATAGGAAAGAAGCGAAGAGAAACTCTTAGGATCGATGCTATGGATCGAAGCTCTTCGAGATGGAAAGGTGCTAATATTCTAGTGTTCAATACAGCACATTGGTGGTCTCATTACAAAACCAAATCGGG GGTCAACTATTACCAAGAAGGAGACCAGATTCATCCGAAGCTTGATGTATCAACCGCTTTCAAGAAAGCTTTGCAGACTTGGTCATCATGGGTTGACAAAAACGTTGATCCAAAGAAAACTCGTGTTTTCTTTAGAAGCGCTGCACCTTCTCATTTcag TGGAGGAGAATGGAACTCAGGAGGTCATTGCAGAGAAGCCAACATGCCGTTGAACCAAACCTTCAAACCGAGTTACTCGAGCAAAAACTCCATCGTTGAGGAAGTACTGAAGCAGATGAGAACACCAGTGACCCTCTTGAACGTTAGCGGTTTATCTCAGTACAGAATTGACGCCCACCCTTCTATTTACGGAACAAAACCCGAAAACCGTCGTTCAAAAGCTGTACAAGATTGCAGTCATTGGTGTCTCCCTGGTGTTCCTGATACTTGGAACCACTTCCTTTATCTCCATTTGCTCCATAAACGTTAA
- the LOC104788562 gene encoding bZIP transcription factor 53-like, producing the protein MGSLQRQTSPESDNDPRYASVTDERKRKRMISNRESARRSRMRKQKQLGDLINEVTVLKNDNAKIAEQVDEASKKYVDMESKNNVLRAQALELTDRLRSLNSVLEMVEEISGQALDIPEIPESMTNPWQLPCPMQPIRSSADMFD; encoded by the coding sequence ATGGGGTCGTTGCAAAGGCAGACAAGTCCTGAATCCGATAATGATCCGAGGTACGCGTCGGTGACGgatgagaggaagaggaagaggatgatctCTAACAGAGAATCAGCTCGCAGATCAAGGATGAGGAAACAGAAGCAGCTTGGTGATCTCATCAACGAAGTCACTGTTTTGAAGAACGACAACGCTAAAATCGCCGAGCAGGTTGACGAAGCTTCTAAGAAGTACGTTGATATGGAGTCTAAGAACAATGTCTTGAGAGCTCAGGCTTTGGAGTTGACGGACAGGTTGAGATCTTTGAACTCTGTCCTTGAGATGGTTGAAGAGATTAGTGGTCAGGCTTTGGATATTCCTGAGATTCCTGAATCTATGACGAACCCTTGGCAGTTGCCTTGTCCTATGCAACCCATCAGGTCTTCTGCTGATATGTTTGATTGA